From Novosphingobium decolorationis, one genomic window encodes:
- the parE gene encoding DNA topoisomerase IV subunit B, with amino-acid sequence MSDNLFENMPGAGSGETYDGSAIEVLEGLEPVRRRPGMYIGGTDERALHHLAAEVLDNAMDEAVAGHANRIEVTLDEEPGTAGRITITDNGRGIPVDEHPKYPGKSALEVILSTLHSGGKFSGKAYATSGGLHGVGISVVNALSIKTRVEVARNKELYAQEFAKGQTLGPIQKIGAAPNRRGTAVTFTPDTEIFGELKFKPARLFKLVRSKAYLFAGVEIRWKCAPALASEDVPAEATFQFPGGLADHLAEQIKGRSCVTAEFFSGSQDFPENDAGQEQGRVEWAIAWPLYSDGAYSWYCNTIPTPDGGTHEQGLRAALTKGIRAFAELIGEKKKAKDITPDDVVTGSEIMLSVFIRDPQFQSQTKDRLTSTEASRLVENAVRDHFDLFLSHNLDRGKALLGAILERVEERLRRKAEREVKRKTATNAKKVRLPGKLTDCSGEGEGDTELFIVEGDSAGGSAKQARDRKTQAILPIRGKILNVASASADKIRANQEIADLMLAMGCGVRKDCNADNLRYDRIIIMTDADVDGAHIATLLMTFFFQEMPEIVRRGHLYLAQPPLYRLTHGSKSAYARDDEHRAELEATVFKGKKVEVGRFKGLGEMNPQQLRETTMAPASRSLVRITLPAEYEDRAVVKDLVDRLMGRNPEHRFQFIQNRAGDVDRDLIDA; translated from the coding sequence ATGTCCGATAACCTGTTCGAGAACATGCCCGGCGCGGGCAGCGGTGAAACCTACGATGGCTCGGCGATCGAGGTCCTGGAGGGGCTTGAGCCGGTCCGCCGGCGCCCCGGCATGTACATCGGCGGTACCGACGAACGTGCCTTGCATCACCTCGCGGCCGAAGTCCTCGACAACGCGATGGACGAAGCGGTCGCTGGCCACGCCAACCGCATCGAGGTCACTCTCGACGAGGAACCCGGCACCGCAGGACGGATCACCATCACCGACAACGGCCGCGGTATCCCGGTCGATGAACATCCCAAATATCCCGGCAAGTCCGCGCTGGAGGTGATCCTCTCGACGCTGCACTCGGGCGGTAAGTTCTCGGGCAAGGCCTACGCCACGTCGGGCGGCCTGCATGGCGTCGGCATCTCGGTCGTCAACGCTCTGTCGATCAAGACCCGGGTCGAGGTCGCGCGCAACAAGGAACTCTACGCACAGGAGTTTGCCAAGGGCCAGACGCTTGGGCCCATCCAGAAGATCGGCGCGGCGCCCAACCGGCGCGGCACCGCCGTCACCTTCACCCCCGACACCGAGATCTTCGGCGAGTTGAAGTTCAAGCCTGCGCGCCTGTTCAAGCTGGTGCGGTCCAAGGCCTACCTCTTCGCCGGCGTCGAAATCCGCTGGAAGTGCGCGCCCGCACTTGCCTCGGAAGACGTGCCCGCCGAAGCCACCTTCCAGTTCCCGGGCGGTCTTGCCGATCACCTGGCCGAACAGATCAAGGGGCGTTCGTGCGTCACCGCCGAGTTCTTTTCCGGTTCGCAGGACTTCCCGGAGAACGATGCGGGGCAGGAACAGGGCCGCGTGGAATGGGCAATTGCCTGGCCGCTCTATTCGGACGGCGCCTATTCCTGGTACTGCAACACCATTCCCACACCCGATGGAGGCACCCACGAACAGGGTCTGCGCGCCGCGCTCACCAAGGGAATCCGCGCCTTTGCCGAACTGATCGGCGAAAAGAAGAAGGCCAAGGACATCACGCCCGACGACGTGGTGACCGGGTCGGAGATCATGCTCTCGGTCTTCATTCGCGATCCCCAGTTCCAGAGCCAGACCAAGGACCGCCTCACCAGCACCGAGGCGAGCCGCCTGGTCGAAAACGCCGTACGCGACCACTTCGACCTGTTCCTCTCGCACAACCTCGACCGTGGCAAGGCGCTGCTCGGAGCCATCCTGGAGCGCGTGGAAGAACGCCTGCGCCGCAAGGCCGAGCGCGAGGTCAAGCGCAAGACCGCGACCAACGCCAAGAAGGTGCGCTTGCCCGGCAAGCTGACCGACTGTTCGGGCGAAGGCGAAGGCGATACCGAGCTCTTCATCGTCGAAGGTGACAGCGCCGGCGGTTCGGCCAAGCAGGCGCGTGACCGCAAGACGCAGGCCATCCTGCCGATCCGCGGCAAGATCCTCAACGTGGCATCTGCGAGCGCCGACAAGATCCGCGCCAATCAGGAAATTGCCGATCTCATGCTCGCCATGGGCTGCGGCGTGCGCAAGGACTGCAATGCGGACAACCTGCGCTACGACCGCATCATCATCATGACCGACGCAGACGTGGACGGCGCGCACATCGCCACCCTCCTGATGACGTTCTTCTTCCAGGAAATGCCCGAGATCGTGCGGCGCGGGCACCTCTACTTGGCCCAGCCGCCGCTCTACCGCCTGACCCATGGTTCGAAGTCGGCCTACGCGCGCGATGATGAGCACCGCGCCGAACTCGAAGCCACTGTCTTCAAGGGCAAGAAGGTCGAGGTTGGTCGTTTCAAGGGCCTTGGCGAGATGAACCCGCAGCAGCTTCGCGAGACGACCATGGCGCCGGCCAGCCGCTCGCTGGTGCGCATCACCCTGCCCGCCGAGTACGAGGACCGCGCCGTGGTCAAGGACCTTGTGGACCGCCTCATGGGCCGCAATCCCGAGCACCGCTTCCAGTTCATCCAGAACCGCGCAGGCGACGTCGACCGCGACCTGATCGACGCCTGA
- a CDS encoding penicillin-binding protein activator: protein MFDMRLKSFTNRRNLLAAAAMTLVAGCSVVPKTTAPDLPPEPEPTQSTIPTDTAHHRVALLVPTSGTNAEVGQSIANAATMALLDTNASNLRITTYDTASDPSGATRRALSDGNQLILGPLLSDNIVSVNNVARPAGVPLISFSNDEKMASDNVFVMGNLPGQSVTRTVEYAHSKGISAFAALIPRGDYGERTSSALMSAVRANGGAVIAMESYERSPTSIRAAAERIQAKKGYGALLIADSGSLSAQAATTFKAGDDTGSVRVLGTELWGGEKRLATTPALQGAWFATVSDQRFSQFASSYKSRFGAQPYRIATLGYDAVLLTLRVARDWKQGSKFPTTSLVSADGFLGLDGPFRFGKGGVVERALEVREVSSGSVRVVSPAPTRFDK from the coding sequence ATGTTCGACATGCGCCTGAAAAGTTTCACCAATCGGCGCAACCTGCTTGCCGCAGCGGCGATGACGCTGGTCGCTGGCTGCAGCGTCGTTCCCAAGACCACGGCGCCCGACCTTCCGCCCGAACCCGAGCCTACCCAGAGCACGATTCCGACCGATACCGCGCACCACCGCGTGGCTCTGCTGGTCCCCACGAGCGGGACAAACGCCGAGGTCGGCCAGTCGATCGCGAACGCGGCTACCATGGCCCTCCTCGACACCAATGCCTCGAACCTGCGCATCACGACCTACGACACCGCGAGCGACCCCTCGGGCGCCACGCGCCGCGCCCTGTCCGATGGCAACCAGCTGATCCTGGGGCCGCTTCTTTCGGACAATATTGTCTCGGTCAACAATGTGGCGCGACCGGCAGGCGTGCCGCTCATCTCGTTCTCGAACGATGAAAAGATGGCCTCGGACAATGTCTTCGTCATGGGCAACCTGCCCGGCCAGTCGGTCACCCGCACCGTTGAGTACGCCCACTCCAAGGGCATCTCGGCTTTCGCCGCACTGATCCCGCGCGGCGACTATGGCGAGCGCACCAGCTCGGCTCTCATGTCGGCGGTGCGCGCCAACGGCGGCGCCGTCATCGCCATGGAATCCTACGAACGCTCGCCCACCTCGATCCGGGCCGCGGCCGAGCGTATCCAGGCCAAGAAGGGCTATGGCGCCCTCCTCATCGCCGACAGCGGAAGCCTTTCGGCCCAGGCCGCCACGACCTTCAAGGCGGGCGACGACACCGGTTCGGTCCGTGTTCTGGGCACCGAGCTGTGGGGCGGGGAAAAGCGCCTTGCCACCACCCCCGCGCTGCAGGGCGCCTGGTTCGCGACCGTTTCCGACCAGCGCTTCTCGCAGTTTGCCTCCAGCTACAAGAGCCGCTTCGGCGCACAGCCCTATCGCATCGCGACGCTGGGCTACGATGCGGTGCTCCTGACGCTGCGCGTAGCGCGCGACTGGAAGCAGGGTTCGAAGTTCCCGACCACCAGCCTCGTTTCGGCCGACGGATTCCTCGGCCTCGACGGGCCGTTCCGCTTCGGCAAGGGCGGTGTCGTCGAGCGCGCTCTGGAAGTGCGCGAGGTCAGCTCGGGTTCGGTCCGTGTTGTAAGCCCCGCCCCGACCCGCTTCGACAAGTAA
- the rsmI gene encoding 16S rRNA (cytidine(1402)-2'-O)-methyltransferase — MEHSLDPGLYIVATPIGNLGDITMRAVDVLRGVEAVACEDTRVTGKLMHHLGFKTRLIRYDDHAGEGDRERLLALMAEHPVALVSDAGTPLISDPGYRLVREARERGIAVTSLPGPSAAVVGMTLSGLPNDRFLFAGFLPNKAKAREDVLAELGAVRATLIFYETAPRLDAALTAIATHLPGREVSVARELTKKFEECRTGRPEDIAAHYAAHPPKGEIVLMIAPPSDAPDEALDVDALLRSELEVSKASQAAAKVAKATGLDRKTLYARALELR, encoded by the coding sequence ATGGAACATTCTTTAGATCCCGGCCTCTATATAGTGGCAACCCCGATTGGCAACCTTGGCGATATCACGATGCGTGCTGTCGACGTGCTGCGGGGCGTGGAGGCGGTTGCGTGCGAGGATACGCGCGTGACGGGCAAGTTGATGCACCACCTGGGCTTCAAGACCCGGCTCATCCGCTACGACGATCACGCGGGTGAGGGCGACCGCGAACGGTTGCTCGCGCTGATGGCCGAGCACCCCGTGGCGCTTGTCAGCGATGCAGGAACCCCGCTCATTTCCGATCCCGGCTATCGTCTCGTTCGCGAGGCGCGTGAGCGCGGCATCGCGGTAACGAGCCTTCCGGGGCCGAGTGCGGCGGTGGTCGGAATGACGCTGTCCGGCCTGCCGAACGACCGCTTTCTGTTCGCAGGATTCCTGCCCAACAAGGCCAAGGCGCGCGAGGATGTGCTGGCCGAGCTGGGCGCGGTCCGCGCGACGCTCATCTTCTATGAAACGGCACCGCGCCTTGATGCGGCGCTGACGGCGATTGCGACACACCTGCCCGGACGCGAAGTTTCGGTCGCGCGCGAATTGACCAAGAAGTTCGAGGAATGCCGGACCGGTCGGCCAGAAGACATCGCCGCGCACTATGCGGCCCATCCTCCCAAGGGTGAGATCGTGCTGATGATCGCACCGCCTTCCGACGCGCCGGACGAGGCGCTCGACGTCGATGCGCTGCTACGCTCCGAGCTTGAGGTGTCGAAGGCCTCGCAGGCCGCCGCCAAGGTGGCCAAGGCGACCGGACTGGATCGCAAGACGCTCTACGCGCGGGCCCTGGAACTGCGGTGA
- a CDS encoding YraN family protein, with amino-acid sequence MSARREQAERDGRRGEAWAAWYLRLKGWRVIARRVKTRRGEIDLVVRRGRTLCFVEVKWRRNRADLDHAIDAWRLRRVADAVTLVASRYEKPGDSVRIDVLLLSPGCWPRVIENAWMPGS; translated from the coding sequence GTGAGCGCCCGCCGCGAGCAGGCGGAGCGCGATGGACGGCGCGGCGAAGCCTGGGCGGCCTGGTATCTGCGTCTGAAGGGATGGCGCGTGATCGCCCGCCGGGTGAAGACCCGGCGTGGGGAAATCGACCTGGTGGTGCGGCGCGGGCGGACCTTGTGCTTCGTCGAGGTCAAGTGGCGCCGGAACAGAGCCGATCTCGATCATGCGATTGACGCCTGGCGGCTGCGCCGGGTGGCCGATGCGGTGACCCTGGTGGCAAGTCGATACGAAAAGCCCGGCGACAGCGTGCGGATCGATGTCCTGTTGCTGTCGCCGGGATGCTGGCCGCGCGTGATCGAGAATGCCTGGATGCCGGGATCCTGA